A window of the Zeugodacus cucurbitae isolate PBARC_wt_2022May chromosome 4, idZeuCucr1.2, whole genome shotgun sequence genome harbors these coding sequences:
- the LOC128921399 gene encoding nucleolar protein dao-5-like, whose product MNLTNLKSLIQVLPVVPSIGKPEDKDTKDVQPISKPEDKPKSPLDIAKPVSHLYPSDESEDEFDKPKVTDVKQVSPVVPSIGKQEDKDTKDVQPISKPDEKPKSRLGIPKPVSHLYSSDESEEELQKPKVTDVKQVLPTLLSLFLIGTLLMNLKMNLINLTSLIPSIGKPEDKDTKDVQPISKPDEKPKSPLDIAKPVSHLYSSDESEEEFDKPKATDVKQVLPIVPPISKPEDKDTKDDQPISELEQKPKSPVSHLYSSDESEDEFDKPKVTDVKQVLPVVPSIGKPEDKDTKDVQPISKPDEKPKSPLDIAKPVSHLYSSDESEEEFDKPKVTDVKQVLPIVPPISKPEDKDTKDDQPISELEQKPKSPVSHLYSSDESEDEFDKPKVTDVKQVLPIVPPIKDKPKSPLNIDERSEQSEEECDEPKVPEVKHLLRPLLSVVSGTDMTSSEEVPSENERCQLSTDLSYSREILDSCSSLDSLERSAVRNADLRNERGVAYFVNLDEGKEAPKQNSVKLKKALVNKKLIREEKKTYASSTRIQTRATARKSKTEKIHATPAGEDTPKKVIYVKEREDVPRSQKRQLQNKNEVSKLSTVKCAPSQPDRSSSLRSQTVNVGLSEDNSRSRSTTPRPRTRTDVTAMPYNATLRTFSPTPSRPKADYSHVTSVYAQTHKYDKKTTTKKTKTRTITKSSEPTGEDAQRKRLTTPTSTVMHRYMQPTLAHSLRYGHTQSTLKQIDTASDITLRTKSPGPAVLQPKGKQYNTPTTTTTDAQRRYVRNLSKEEKTLNFKSSLTNLKKDSLTNSKESIKSTEKLYHRKSNVNKPKAVIAHSESITDKSMPPKSSKEMSNVLNKSNQSKLKHKINRPKENAKLDVSTGRTPRSVTRDSSEETKVLIRNERTQHRSKVPISVSSNVTTRRITKTTRTESNLNDITKTGNGTNKTEQPKKRFQTRKSDVKVQKKIKDSLNESSMTGSGNTSASGSLSSVRKYTRTTTNIKKLDKDVANLRLAEQSVLTTSKLSKIPAVPTRTTVVKVSQEPVAAAIVSTVIIDDDAEITRSFKSTESTKSSTSSSGSRKVLTSEVFTKTFGPDKAFEVIYRQPDTDMDSTSIVRPPSTDQRCTNEFDVSFIDTTDSSLSDSVALPMFNTEQDRLLAASPGSPKPTRSPLALIEETLRRQQAGYAVDPALQMQFSASGIRMGSISPTSSRNSRSDQNETPKGK is encoded by the exons acaagtattaccggtggttccttcaattggcaaaccagaagacaaagatactaaagacgttcaaccaatatcgaaaccagaagacaaacccaaatctcctctagacattgctaagcctgtttctcatttgtacccttctgatgaatctgaagatgaatttgataaacctaaggttactgatgtaaaacaagtatcgCCGGTGGTTCCATCTATTGGCAAACAagaagataaagatactaaagacgttcaaccaatatcGAAACCAGATGAGAAACCGAAATCTCGTCTAGGCATtcctaagcctgtttctcatttgtactcttctgatgaatctgaagaagaACTGCAGaaacctaaggtcactgatgtaaaacaagtattaccg acattgctaagcctctTTCTCATtggtactcttctgatgaatctgaagatgaatttgataaatCTAACGTCACTGAT tccttcaattggcaaaccagaagataaagatactaaagacgttcaaccaatttcgaaaccagatgagaaaccaaaatctcctctagacattgctaagcctgtttctcatttgtactcttctgatgaatctgaagaagaatttgataaacctaaggccactgatgtaaaacaagtattaccgatAGTTCCGCCAATTagcaaaccagaagacaaagatactaaagacgatCAACCAATTTCTGAACTAGAACAGAAACCAAAAtcgcctgtttctcatttgtactcttctgatgaatctgaagatgaatttgataaacctaaggtcactgatgtaaaacaagtattaccggtggttccttcaattggcaaaccagaagataaagatactaaagacgttcaaccaatttcgaaaccagatgagaaaccaaaatctcctctagacattgctaagcctgtttctcatttgtactcttctgatgaatctgaagaagagtttgataaacctaaggtcactgatgtaaaacaagtattaccgatAGTTCCGCCAATTagcaaaccagaagacaaagatactaaagacgatCAACCAATTTCTGAACTAGAACAGAAACCAAAAtcgcctgtttctcatttgtactcttctgatgaatctgaagatgaatttgataaacctaaggtcactgatgtaaaacaagtattaccgatAGTTCCGCCAATTa aagacaaaccaaaatctcctctaaACATTGATGAGCGTTCTGAACAATCTGAAGAAGAATGTGACGAACCTAAGGTGCCTGAGGTGAAGCATCTGCTTCGGCCCTTACTGTCGGTAGTTTCTGGTACTGATATGACTAGTAGCGAAGAAGTACCATCTGAAAATGAACGGTGTCAGTTGTCGACGGACCTATCATACAGCCGAGAAATTTTAGACTCATGTAGTAGTTTAGATAGTTTAGAAAGATCAGCTGTACGGAATGCAGACTTGCGAAATGAAAGAGGTGTtgcttattttgtaaatttggaTGAAGGAAAGGAAGCTCCTAAGCAGAATAGTGTAAAGTTGAAGAAAGCTTTAGTTAATAAGAAACTTATTAGGGAAGAGAAGAAAACTTACGCGTCTTCAACAAGAATTCAAACTAGGGCTACCGCCAGGAAGTCGAAAACTGAGAAAATTCATGCGACACCTGCTGGTGAAGATACTCCGAAGAAAGTTATTTATGTTAAAGAGAGAGAAGATGTGCCGAGGAGCCAGAAAAGGcagttgcaaaataaaaatgaagtctCTAAATTGTCTACTGTAAAATGTGCACCAAGCCAACCCGATAGATCTTCAAGTCTTCGTTCGCAAACAGTCAATGTTGGTTTAAGCGAAGACAACTCACGTAGCCGATCAACGACACCAAGGCCGAGAACTCGAACTGATGTGACCGCAATGCCGTATAATGCGACACTAAGAACGTTCAGTCCAACACCTAGCCGTCCAAAGGCCGACTATTCTCATGTAACTAGCGTTTACGCGCAAACCCACAAATATGATAAGAAGACCACTACAAAGAAAACCAAAACAAGGACAATCACGAAATCTTCCGAACCAACAGGTGAAGATGCTCAAAGAAAGCGGCTAACTACACCTACCTCAACTGTGATGCACAGATACATGCAGCCTACTTTGGCACACAGCCTGCGATACGGACATACACAGTCCACGTTAAAACAGATAGACACAGCTTCGGATATCACGTTGAGAACAAAGTCACCGGGACCAGCGGTGTTACAACCAAAAGGTAAGCAGTATAATACTCCCACCACTACTACTACTGATGCACAAAGACGATATGTACGCAATCTATCCAAAGAGGAGAAAACACTGAATTTTAAAAGTAGTTTGACGAATTTAAAAAAGGACTCACTCACTAATAGCAAGGAGTCCATAAAAAGCACTGAAAAACTGTATCATAGAAAAAGTAATGTAAACAAGCCAAAAGCTGTGATAGCACATAGCGAATCCATAACCGATAAATCAATGCCCCCGAAATCAAGTAAGGAAATGAGTAATGTATTGAATAAGTCAAATCAAAGTAAACTAAAGCACAAAATTAACAGACCAAAGGAAAACGCAAAATTAGATGTGTCCACCGGCAGAACGCCTAGAAGTGTAACACGAGACAGCTCAGAAGAAACGAAAGTACTAATACGAAATGAAAGGACCCAACATCGGTCGAAGGTTCCCATTAGCGTATCTTCCAATGTAACAACTCGAAGAATAACTAAAACCACTAGAACAGAAAGTAACTTGAACGACATTACTAAAACAGGTAATGGCACAAATAAAACAGAACAACCGAAAAAGAGATTTCAAACTAGAAAGAGTGATGTGAAAGtgcaaaagaaaattaaagattCTCTAAATGAGTCCAGCATGACAGGCAGCGGCAATACTAGTGCCAGTGGCTCATTGAGTAGCGTACGTAAGTATACGCGCACcactacaaatataaaaaagctgGATAAAGATGTGGCTAACCTGCGTTTGGCAGAGCAGTCTGTACTTACCACATCGAAATTATCCAAGATACCAGCCGTACCCACACGCACCACGGTGGTAAAAGTTAGCCAAGAGCCGGTAGCTGCTGCTATCGTCAGTACAGTTATAATTGATGACGATGCGGAAATAACGCGCTCCTTTAAATCCACGGAGAGTACAAAAAGTTCTACCTCATCTTCTGGAAGCAGAAAAGTTTTAACAAGTGAAGTTTTTACCAAAACATTTGGGCCAGATAAAGCTTTcgaagttatttatcgacaaccaGATACCGACATGGATTCCACATCCATTGTCCGGCCACCATCAACAGATCAACGTTGTACAAACGAGTTTGATGTTAGTTTCATTGATACAACCGATTCCAGTTTGTCCGATTCAGTtgcattgccaatgtttaataCCGAACAAGATCGCTTATTAGCCGCAAGTCCAGGCTCACCAAAACCAACACGTAGTCCACTAGCCTTAATCGAAGAAACTCTGCGACGGCAGCAAGCCGGTTATGCTGTGGATCCCGCGCTACAAATGCAATTCAGTGCCTCTGGCATACGTATGGGAAGTATAAGCCCGACATCATCGCGCAATTCTCGATCGGACCAGAACGAAACGCCTAAAGGTAAATAA
- the LOC105212915 gene encoding uncharacterized protein LOC105212915 yields MSTKLPIISVTTNDHSELESSDDSNSNDMDYNFNTGEVTDVEDFDSQTDLKILPTQKAPTHMLNVPKVGERDNDATDIEDYNDTDSDDGEDEKSNVYPELKLSLQEFLQHGLREQSMVDNEAKEKVENREGDFLQAQNLNQTNDYLTDCEDYNTDSELENGCERSVCVDLDAAVGEQNRVFIADSARSTNENEKSDEYEDLSVLSDISELASALSDVAGAGARGMSEDEVLEMSGDEEECQIVVSESASENEDEDQVYGDNASNASIPPIDVAFISSGSQQRRKSTTMSLNKNAFLTVANAHVDEVLTDVEKLDDSAAEDSFDSEEEEKSIPRAVILRATGDDSGDITDVEDVFCDDVGTQSSNEFNTISDAVLPPVHREMVVLKEDKFGDTIENVMPLDREYQFGVYNTVSDDAQTEDEDYSCADDLERNVSVAECLNADNLIEDEVTVLNETLKPQISKRLELHAHTEPVTDIEEIYVDGTNRRKKLKTRSLSKGKAKLLDVVRVKEDGGTDVEDMDLSEHGLPPNVILNAAQKLQQDDSIDKATDIEDISADDVSDASDNEAQCEADVGSSTLKAYIVSNSNIMLAIETDGQRKSCINHLQTLTLGGGGSGGDGTNPPNTDIEDVQCPSEADDADSDKVVDASRVCNCADFNELLNESYTVVHEKNTNSFNAEAEKLHMKGNVETRDAHTDIEYVESDESAARASN; encoded by the coding sequence atgtcCACAAAGCTTCCCATCATTTCCGTTACCACCAACGATCATTCGGAATTGGAATCCTCTGATGATTCCAACAGCAATGATAtggattataattttaatacggGTGAGGTCACAGATGTTGAGGATTTCGATAGTCAGACTGATTTGAAGATATTGCCAACCCAGAAAGCTCCCACCCATATGCTCAACGTACCTAAAGTCGGTGAGAGAGACAATGATGCCACCGATATTGAAGACTACAATGACACCGATTCTGATGATGGCGAAGATGAAAAGAGCAATGTTTATCCCGAATTAAAGCTATCCCTTCAAGAATTTTTACAGCACGGCCTGCGCGAACAAAGTATGGTTGACAATGAAGCAAAAGAAAAGGTGGAGAACAGAGAGGGAGATTTTTTGCAAGCACAAAACTTGAATCAGACAAATGATTATCTAACGGACTGTGAAGACTACAATACTGATTCAGAATTGGAGAACGGTTGTGAGCGGTCGGTTTGTGTTGACTTAGATGCTGCCGTTGGTGAGCAGAATAGAGTATTCATTGCCGATAGTGCACGTTCCACCAACGAGAATGAAAAGTCTGATGAATACGAAGACTTATCTGTGCTGAGTGATATTAGCGAGCTCGCGTCGGCGCTGTCGGATGTTGCTGGTGCCGGCGCACGCGGTATGTCCGAAGATGAAGTGCTAGAGATGTCAGGCGATGAAGAGGAGTGTCAAATCGTAGTCTCAGAATCTGCATCCGAAAATGAAGATGAAGACCAGGTGTACGGCGATAATGCTAGTAATGCAAGTATACCGCCCATTGATGTTGCCTTCATCAGCAGTGGCAGTCAGCAGCGTCGGAAGTCGACGACTATGTCTCTTAATAAGAATGCTTTTCTGACGGTGGCCAATGCACATGTAGATGAGGTCTTAACAGATGTTGAAAAACTTGACGACTCTGCGGCTGAGGACAGTTTCGATAGTGAGGAAGAAGAGAAATCTATACCTAGAGCGGTTATACTGAGGGCTACTGGCGATGATTCCGGGGACATTACCGATGTGGAAGATGTATTTTGCGACGATGTCGGAACACAGTCCTCAAATGAATTTAACACCATATCGGATGCTGTGCTGCCACCAGTGCATCGTGAGATGGTAGTGCTTAAAGAAGATAAATTTGGAGACACCATCGAAAATGTTATGCCATTAGATCGAGAATATCAGTTTGGTGTCTACAACACCGTATCCGACGATGCGCAAACTGAAGATGAAGATTATTCGTGCGCCGATGATTTGGAACGAAACGTCTCTGTAGCAGAATGTCTAAATGCTGACAATCTAATAGAAGACGAAGTCACTGTACTGAATGAGACGTTAAAACCACAGATTAGCAAGCGTCTCGAATTGCATGCTCACACAGAACCGGTGACAGATATTGAAGAAATCTATGTTGATGGCACAAATAGGCGTAAAAAGCTGAAGACACGAAGTCTGAGCAAAGGAAAAGCAAAACTCTTAGACGTTGTCAGAGTTAAAGAGGATGGTGGCACTGACGTCGAAGATATGGATCTAAGCGAACACGGTCTGCCACCAAATGTTATATTGAATGCAGCGCAAAAACTGCAACAAGACGACAGCATTGATAAAGCCACCGACATAGAGGATATCAGCGCTGATGACGTGTCGGATGCATCCGATAACGAAGCCCAATGCGAAGCGGATGTTGGCAGTTCGACTTTAAAGGCGTACATAGTGAGTAACAGCAATATTATGCTGGCAATAGAGACAGACGGCCAACGGAAGTCTTGCATAAATCATTTGCAAACTTTGACATTAGGCGGCGGTGGCAGCGGTGGTGATGGTACCAATCCACCAAATACCGATATTGAAGATGTGCAGTGCCCATCTGAGGCCGACGACGCTGACAGCGATAAAGTTGTGGATGCCTCGCGCGTTTGCAATTGCGCTGATTTCAACGAGCTGTTAAATGAAAGTTACACTGTGGTACACGAGAAGAACACCAATAGCTTTAACGCCGAAGCTGAGAAACTTCATATGAAAGGCAATGTCGAAACTCGCGATGCGCATACAGACATCGAATACGTTGAATCCGACGAATCGGCTGCCAGAGCCAGCAACTAA